The following are encoded together in the Ictidomys tridecemlineatus isolate mIctTri1 chromosome X, mIctTri1.hap1, whole genome shotgun sequence genome:
- the Fam156b gene encoding protein FAM156A/FAM156B, whose translation MDPLQKWNPALVSGSSQVTAGENSQEGTAASQPSSSEQLMMGLSGLNPSPGPGLPAPLPEGLFQQQYREEKTLRERRWERLGFPQRKKAFLGHLRRRHRDHMAPYPVERETRVYPTGDRAQNRFRCECRYCQGHRPSISGLSGERNGAPNPSSWETLVQGLSGLTLSLGTNRSGLLPEGAQQQQQEQEEKCQLEKQQESKRMFQRLLKQWLEEN comes from the coding sequence ATGGATCCACTCCAGAAATGGAACCCAGCGTTGGTTTCCGGATCTTCCCAGGTGACCGCTGGGGAGAACTCGCAGGAGGGCACGGCAGCCTCTCAGCCTTCTTCCTCGGAACAGCTAATGATGGGCCTCAGCGGCCTGAACCCCAGTCCTGGtcctggcctccctgcccctctgCCAGAGGGGCTGTTCCAGCAGCAGTACAGGGAGGAGAAGACCCTGCGGGAGCGGCGCTGGGAGCGGCTGGGCTTCCCTCAGAGGAAGAAAGCATTCCTGGGTCACCTGAGACGCAGGCACCGCGATCACATGGCACCTTACCCAGTGGAAAGGGAGACCAGGGTCTACCCCACAGGCGACAGAGCTCAGAATCGGTTCCGATGTGAATGTCGCTACTGCCAGGGCCACAGGCCGagtatttctgggctctctggcGAGAGGAATGGGGCCCCCAACCCTTCCTCCTGGGAAACACTAGTGCAGGGCCTCAGCGGCTTGACCCTCAGCCTGGGCACCAACCGGTCTGGCCTTCTGCCAGAAGgggcacagcagcagcagcaggagcaagAGGAGAAGTGCCAACTGGAGAAGCAGCAGGAAAGCAAGAGAATGTTCCAGAGGCTGCTCAAGCAGTGGTTGGAAGAAAACTGA